Proteins co-encoded in one Arachis stenosperma cultivar V10309 chromosome 7, arast.V10309.gnm1.PFL2, whole genome shotgun sequence genomic window:
- the LOC130939139 gene encoding uncharacterized protein LOC130939139 has protein sequence MAKASEEADLWLHHNTTTPDLAVAEFGFPSEFPYEFDSFGLEPLSSPPVESVAGSTETESSDEEDFFAGLTRRLSQATVHETRNQQLSSVPISNSDKAEREKTTRVLAGSPQSILSGIGSWSGRSAGSGDGSPEGGCSRVSSPFSAANDAWEVISAAAGQVARLKMHAGSPTATAAASKLDFQTRGVLGGLPHSTASFGNPNLSQIYNHAPQVPYQTVMQEHLFKQQCSSVLGRQGNNNKPISWSSQQLRGGVKCVRVMPQSSAWHNLHQVKNHQNQQHMARAGSGSRPVFQSGSGAGGIKRGCAGTGVFLPRQYGAPPPETRKKTSCAPVVVPAKVMHSLNFNNNDLNVNAATTTSTQQQRFTRAFSDYDALLARRNALLIQQQRLAAALRREETATYEAALPQEWTY, from the exons ATGGCTAAGGCTTCAGAAGAGGCTGACCTATGGCTTCACCACAACACCACTACTCCTGACTTGGCTGTCGCCGAGTTTGGCTTCCCTTCCGAGTTCCCCTATGAGTTCGACTCGTTCGGGTTGGAGCCACTCAGCTCACCGCCTGTGGAGTCCGTCGCCGGTTCCACTGAGACCGAGAGCAGCGACGAGGAGGACTTCTTTGCCGGGTTGACTCGCCGGCTCAGTCAAGCAACTGTTCACGAAACTCGGAACCAGCAGCTCAGTAGTGTCCCCATCAGCAACAGTGACAAAGCTGAg AGAGAGAAGACGACTCGGGTCCTAGCCGGGTCACCCCAGTCCATACTGAGCGGAATCGGGAGCTGGTCCGGTCGAAGTGCGGGGTCCGGCGACGGAAGCCCTGAAGGCGGTTGTTCCCGAGTTTCGTCGCCGTTTTCCGCCGCGAACGACGCCTGGGAGGTCATATCCGCCGCCGCTGGTCAAGTCGCGAGGCTGAAGATGCACGCCGGCAGCCCCACCGCTACAGCCGCAGCGTCGAAGCTTGATTTCCAAACCCGAGGAGTCCTCGGCGGCCTCCCTCACTCAACTGCCTCCTTCGGGAATCCAAATCTTTCTCAGATTTACAACCACGCGCCTCAG GTTCCGTACCAGACGGTTATGCAGGAGCACTTGTTCAAGCAGCAGTGTAGTTCTGTGTTGGGAAGGCAAGGGAATAATAACAAACCGATTAGCTGGTCGAGTCAGCAGTTACGTGGGGGCGTGAAATGCGTGCGCGTTATGCCTCAATCTTCTGCATGGCACAATCTGCACCAAGTTAAGAACCACCAGAACCAACAGCACATGGCGCGTGCCGGATCCGGATCAAGACCCGTTTTTCAATCCGGATCTGGTGCTGGTGGTATTAAAAGGGGTTGTGCTGGCACAGGTGTTTTCTTGCCACGCCAATACGGTGCCCCTCCTCCTGAAACACGCAAAAAAACAA GCTGTGCACCTGTTGTGGTCCCAGCAAAGGTTATGCATTCTCTGAACTTTAACAACAATGACCTCAATGTTAACGCTGCTACTACTACTTCCACCCAACAGCAACGATTCACAAGAGCTTTTTCAGACTATG aTGCGTTGCTGGCAAGGAGAAATGCTCTTCTGATACAGCAGCAGAGACTTGCTGCAGCTTTACGGCGAGAAGAGACAGCTACTTATGAAGCTGCTCTGCCTCAGGAATGGACGTATTGA
- the LOC130940452 gene encoding 17.3 kDa class I heat shock protein-like, whose amino-acid sequence MSLIPSFFGTGRRTNIFDPFSLDVWDPFQDFPSAALSAPRSDFANETTAIANTRIDWKETPEAHVFKADLPGLKKEEVKVEIEEGRVLQISGERSKEKEDKGDTWHRMERSSGRFLRRFRLPENAKLEQVKASMENGVLTVTVPKEEVKKPDVKPIQITG is encoded by the coding sequence atgtcGCTGATTCCAAGCTTCTTCGGAACAGGGCGAAGGACCAACATCTTTGACCCATTCTCCCTCGACGTCTGGGACCCATTCCAGGACTTCCCCTCCGCCGCACTCTCCGCTCCTCGCTCCGACTTCGCCAACGAAACCACCGCCATCGCCAACACCCGCATCGACTGGAAGGAGACACCTGAGGCGCACGTGTTCAAGGCCGACCTTCCGGGACTCAAGAAGGAGGAAGTGAAGGTCGAGATCGAGGAAGGCAGGGTGCTTCAGATTAGCGGCGAGAGGAGCAAGGAGAAGGAGGATAAGGGTGACACGTGGCACCGCATGGAGCGAAGCAGCGGAAGGTTCCTGAGACGGTTTAGGCTGCCGGAGAATGCTAAGTTGGAGCAGGTGAAGGCTTCCATGGAGAACGGGGTGCTTACTGTTACGGTTCCCAAGGAGGAAGTTAAGAAGCCCGATGTCAAGCCCATTCAGATCACTGGCTGA